Proteins from a single region of Hordeum vulgare subsp. vulgare chromosome 6H, MorexV3_pseudomolecules_assembly, whole genome shotgun sequence:
- the LOC123401701 gene encoding peptidyl-prolyl cis-trans isomerase FKBP17-1, chloroplastic isoform X2: MVMTSASTAAGAVPPPPAKAKPGTLATAPPLTATRRHLLLASAASALPTASASAAASRFTEIPSSGGVKALELREGSGEVPVDGDQVAIHYYGRLAAKQGWRFDSTYDHKDATGDPIPFVFTIGSGNFFDRQRLFTTIFNPTRLANGEGSTLGTVIFDIELISIRQHT, encoded by the exons ATGGTCATGACTTCCGCCTCCACGGCGGCCGGCGCCGTGCCGCCGCCTCCCGCGAAAGCAAAACCCGGAACCCTAGCTACAGCACCACCACTCACGGCCACAAGAAGGCACCTCCTCCTGGCCTCTGCCGCATCCGCACTCCCCacggcctccgcctccgccgcggCCTCTCGATTCACCGAGATCCCTAGCTCCGGCGGCGTGAAGGCCCTAGAGCTTCGGGAGGGTTCCGGCGAGGTCCCGGTCGACGGAGACCAG GTTGCAATTCACTACTATGGGAGGCTGGCTGCGAAGCAAGGATGGCGCTTCGACTCAACCTATGATCACAAGGACGCGACCGGTGATCCGATACCTTTTGTCTTTACCATCGGGTCTGGAAAC TTCTTTGATCGGCAGAGATTATTCACTACCATATTCAACCCGACACGCCTCGCGAATGGCGAGGGTTCAACCCTTGGAACTGTCATCTTCGACATCGAGCTAATCAGCATAAGGCAGCACACATAA
- the LOC123401701 gene encoding peptidyl-prolyl cis-trans isomerase FKBP17-1, chloroplastic isoform X1, whose translation MVMTSASTAAGAVPPPPAKAKPGTLATAPPLTATRRHLLLASAASALPTASASAAASRFTEIPSSGGVKALELREGSGEVPVDGDQVAIHYYGRLAAKQGWRFDSTYDHKDATGDPIPFVFTIGSGNVIPGIEAAVKSMRVGGLRRVVIPPSQGYQNTSQEPIPPNFFDRQRLFTTIFNPTRLANGEGSTLGTVIFDIELISIRQHT comes from the exons ATGGTCATGACTTCCGCCTCCACGGCGGCCGGCGCCGTGCCGCCGCCTCCCGCGAAAGCAAAACCCGGAACCCTAGCTACAGCACCACCACTCACGGCCACAAGAAGGCACCTCCTCCTGGCCTCTGCCGCATCCGCACTCCCCacggcctccgcctccgccgcggCCTCTCGATTCACCGAGATCCCTAGCTCCGGCGGCGTGAAGGCCCTAGAGCTTCGGGAGGGTTCCGGCGAGGTCCCGGTCGACGGAGACCAG GTTGCAATTCACTACTATGGGAGGCTGGCTGCGAAGCAAGGATGGCGCTTCGACTCAACCTATGATCACAAGGACGCGACCGGTGATCCGATACCTTTTGTCTTTACCATCGGGTCTGGAAAC GTTATACCTGGTATTGAAGCAGCAGTGAAATCCATGAGAGTCGGTGGTCTTCGCCGTGTGGTCATTCCGCCATCACAGGGATACCAAAACACATCACAGGAACCAATTCCTCCTAAT TTCTTTGATCGGCAGAGATTATTCACTACCATATTCAACCCGACACGCCTCGCGAATGGCGAGGGTTCAACCCTTGGAACTGTCATCTTCGACATCGAGCTAATCAGCATAAGGCAGCACACATAA